TTATCAGGCAAAATCATTTGGCTCATAGTGTTGTCGGGAATATCGCCTATGCCGTGGATGATGATAAACGCCTCGGGCTCGTTTTATTGAATAATTTACTTGGTGGACCCGGTTTAAATTCACGTTTAAATCTGGCCCTGCGCGAACGTCATGGGTATGCTTACGACATTGAATCAAGTTATCAGGCCTATTCTGATACCGGTATTTTTTGTATTTATTTTGGAACCGATCCGGAAAATTTAAACAAGGCAACAGCTATTGTTCAGAAAGAATTGAAAGATCTGAGGGATAAAAAATTGGGAATACTGCAATTAAGTCGCGCCAAAACCCAAATCATAGGTCAATTGGCCATTTCGTTGGAATCAAATGTGAGTGAAATGTTGTCGAATGGCCGACGATTTTTGCAGGTCAGCGAAATAGAATCGGTCAAAGAAATTATTCGTTCAATCAATGATTTGACGGCCGAACAATTGCTTGAAATTTCAAATGAAATTTTTGATCCAAAATCTCAAAGTGCCTTAATTTATAACTCCAAATAGCATGATCAAAGAGGAGCTTCAAAAATATGCGGAGGAGCATAGCAGCCCCGAAAGTGAGGTTTTGTTCCGGCTAAATCGCGAAACTCATTTAAAAACGGTTCATCCGCGAATGTTATCGGGTCACTTACAGGGTAAGTTTTTGGAGATGATCAGTTGTATGATCAAACCAAAACAGATTCTTGAAATTGGAACTTTTACGGGCTATTCAGCTATTTGTCTTTCAAAAGGGTTAAGCCTGGACGGGTGCATTCATACCATTGAAAAAAATCCTGAATTACAACACATCGCCATGAATGCTTTTCAAAAGGCGGGCATCGAAAATCAAATCATTTATTATTCGGGAGATGCCATGTATCTGATCCCTGAAATAAACGAAAAATTTGATCTGGTTTTTATCGATGCGGATAAAGAAAATTACCTCAATTATTATCATCTGGTGTTTGACAAATTAAACCCCGGAGCTTTTATTCTGGCAGATAATACGCTTTGGTCGGGAAAGGTAATTGAAGAAGCATCGCCTGCCGATAAAGATACGGTGGGATTATTGGCCTTCAATGATTTTGTACAGCAAGATGCCCGTGTTGAAAATTTATTGCTTCCTTTCAGGGATGGGATTATGATGGTGAGGAAATTATAGTCCTTGCACCCTTCGATAAGCTTCGCACTCAGGGTGCTGTTTTAATTAAGAGATGTTACATGTTCTTTTATGGTCCCGCCCATCGGACGGCTAACGTGTACCCACAATTTTTGAGTTGTACATTAAATAAGATTATGGAGCGTAGGCCTGAAAAAACGGCGGGCGTGGGGTGGCATCGTGGGGAGATAGCATCGTTTTTTCTGTCCTTTTCTTTGGTTCGTTTCTTTTGGACAAGCAAAAGAAATGAACAAAATGAAATTTTAACCGCTTTGTGGCAAGACAAAAGAACAAGAAAAGAATGTTTAAATGTTCTTTTTTTGAAAAAAGAACCAAAAAACATGAAAAAACGATGCTCCCTGCGCACAGACCCACGCTTGCCCGCCGTTTTTTCTGGCCTGCCCAATTTCAAAAATGACAAATACAAGCTGTCATTTCGATCCCGCTACAAGCGGGAGAGAAATCTCTTTTTAGGATTGAGATTCCTCCTCATTTCATTCGTCGGAATGACAAACAAATGCTTTGGTATGCTTCGCAATATGAGGGACAACGTCCCCATCCGGGGACGTCGTCCCTGAAGCTCTACAGACCAGCCCTTGCCCGCCGTTTTTTCAGGCCTACCCAATTACAAAAATGACAAATACAAGCTGTCATTTCGATCCCGCTGCAAGCGGGAGAGAAATCCCCTTTATGGATTGAGATTCCTCTCTTCGTTCGGAATGTCAAACGAATGCTTCGATTTGCTTCGCACTCAGGGTTGTCTGAGGGACAACGTCCCCATCCGGGGACGTCGTCCCTGAAGCTCTATAGTTTTGAGAAGTCCCGTTTGTACTTTTGAGAAGTCTTATTTTTTTTTTGACTTCTCTCATTTATAGTTTTGAGAAGTCTCATTTTCTCTTTACACAAGTTGTTTTGATTTAATCCACTTTTTGTAAAAATTTTTTAAAAAATTTTACATTGAATTTAAAGGGGAGTTTAGCTGCTCAACTCCCCCTTTTTTGCTTCAATTTAAAGTCTCTGTTTTTATTGCAAAGGCTATTGAGGGGGTGACATTTCGCCTTACTTGGTATCAATGGATATTAATTAACCTTAAAAAAACAAATATTATGACCATTAAAATCAAATCTCTGGCCCGGACCAATCCACGTGATCTTGCGGCCCCCAAAAAGTATTATGCCACGGTTGTAAACCAGGGCGATGCAACGCTGAATAGTTTATCGCAACAAATTGCGATGATGTCGACGGTAAGTAAAACAGATGTGTATGCCGTATTGATGGCGCTCACCGAAGTGGTTCCACTGGCTTTGGCCGAAGGCAAAATAGTGCGGATGGGTAACTTAGGAAGCTTTCGGGTGATGGTAAACAGCGATGCGGTTGCCACCGAACAGGAAGTAACTTCTAATTTGGTAAAACAACTCCGGCTCGCTTACCGACCCAGCCAGGAACTCAAAACCCAGGTCGAAACTTTCCAGGTTGAGAAAGCCTAAACCGACAAAACCCAAGCGAAAGCTTGGGTTTTTCTTTTTTAAGCGTATGCCTTCTACTTCATTTCACAATATATCTTATAACTAATAACCCATAATTCATAACTCATCACTTATAATTTCTATCATCTAACGTCTAACATCTAGTTTTTTTATATATATTTAATCCTTGAAATTCTTTCCTGCCCTTGGATCATATTTGTTGACAAAGAATTTCGAGCTCCCCAAACAGTGAAAAATGAACTCGGTTTTTTATTAATCGAGGAAATATAAAATATAAGGAACCCTGTACAAATGCATCAATATTTGGATGTTATTGTGCAAGAAACATACACATATATACAATTTGTGCGTAATGTAAAAACTCAAGAAAAACTTTTTAAAAAAACAGACATATGAAAATTTCCAAAAAAAGAATTAGAAATGTTGAGAATTATCTTTATGAAATTAAAAAAAATGAAATTTTCTCAATTGGACTTATCGGTTTAGACGAATTCCAAAACAGACTAGTAGAAATTGGATTTACTGAAGACTTGAATGTTGGAGAAATGGTTTTACCAAAAATTTGCGGCTCGACTTCAAGATTCAATGCTGACGGAGGCCATAAATTACGTCGTGACCTACCAAAAGAAATCTACTTCATTTCTAGGGATTGGCACTGGAAAGATTATCAAGGTAATGAGTATTCGAAAATTGTAACGTATTCAAGAGAAAGAATACACAGAGAACCAATTTCAGCACCAAATATTGAATTACAAATTATAGAAATTGACGGAAACAAAGTTTTATTAGCCTCAAGATTAAAAAAAGAAGAAGCAAATTTTAATTTAACGAAACATTCTATAAATCTACTTTTAGAACTGTTTGGAGAATGTGATGTACTAGACAGTGAGAATAAAACCATAATCCCACCAGAAATCATACGATTAAATTGGAAAATATTTCCTAAAGGCGACTACCCTTGGGAAAAAATTGAGCCAATTATCAGAGAACGAATAAATACACAGCCAAAAGGAAATAGACCCGTAATTGCGCATAGGATTGAGAAAATTTCTAAGAAAGGGCCAACATTTTTTGCTTATGGTTTGGGCGGGTTTTCTGATTATACTGTCTACGGTTTCCCTAAACTAAATATTTTCATTCTAGAAAGTATGAATA
This window of the Bacteroidota bacterium genome carries:
- a CDS encoding O-methyltransferase, whose product is MIKEELQKYAEEHSSPESEVLFRLNRETHLKTVHPRMLSGHLQGKFLEMISCMIKPKQILEIGTFTGYSAICLSKGLSLDGCIHTIEKNPELQHIAMNAFQKAGIENQIIYYSGDAMYLIPEINEKFDLVFIDADKENYLNYYHLVFDKLNPGAFILADNTLWSGKVIEEASPADKDTVGLLAFNDFVQQDARVENLLLPFRDGIMMVRKL
- a CDS encoding HU family DNA-binding protein, which gives rise to MTFRLTWYQWILINLKKTNIMTIKIKSLARTNPRDLAAPKKYYATVVNQGDATLNSLSQQIAMMSTVSKTDVYAVLMALTEVVPLALAEGKIVRMGNLGSFRVMVNSDAVATEQEVTSNLVKQLRLAYRPSQELKTQVETFQVEKA